One segment of Variovorax sp. PAMC28562 DNA contains the following:
- a CDS encoding MFS transporter, whose product MFHPPVSEDATAFLKRGTPAYRRATFAIFCAGLSTFASIYCVQPLLPLFASHFGVSAANSSLTLSLTTLCLALCMLVAGSLAEALGRKPVMLVALGVSGVLGLACAFVDSWLLLLVLRALVGVALSGLPALAMAYVGEEFDPSSLSSAMGLYISGNVLGGLAGRLLSGGLADLGGWPLAMGGIATLSLASLVIFAWLLPPSRHFRPQPLSLRGLTGNFAMHLKTPALRTAFALAFLLMGSFVAVFNYIGFRLALPPFGLSSTVIGLLFTVYLLGSYSASKAGSMVDRIGARRVVQIGIGLMLLGIGALATPWLPVVVVGLALLTVGFFAAHAVASGQIGQRAHSAKAQAASLYLCAYYLGSGVLGYAGGALWQHAGWVALMAGVAISVLIAAALTRRW is encoded by the coding sequence TTGTTTCATCCCCCTGTTTCCGAAGACGCCACGGCTTTCCTGAAGCGCGGAACGCCTGCTTATCGTCGAGCGACCTTCGCGATCTTCTGCGCCGGCCTGTCGACCTTCGCTTCGATCTATTGCGTGCAGCCTTTGCTGCCGCTGTTCGCGAGCCACTTCGGCGTGTCGGCGGCCAACAGCAGCCTGACGCTGTCGCTGACCACTTTGTGTCTTGCGCTGTGCATGCTGGTTGCGGGTTCGCTGGCCGAAGCACTGGGGCGAAAGCCGGTGATGCTGGTCGCGCTCGGGGTGTCGGGCGTGCTCGGGCTGGCCTGTGCTTTCGTCGATTCGTGGCTGCTGCTGCTCGTGTTGCGTGCGCTGGTCGGCGTTGCGTTGAGCGGGCTGCCTGCTTTGGCGATGGCCTACGTGGGGGAAGAGTTCGATCCGTCGTCGCTGTCGTCGGCGATGGGGCTCTACATCAGCGGCAACGTGCTCGGCGGGCTGGCCGGGCGGTTGCTCTCGGGCGGACTCGCCGACCTCGGTGGCTGGCCGTTGGCGATGGGCGGGATCGCGACGCTGAGCCTGGCATCGCTGGTTATCTTCGCGTGGCTGCTGCCGCCTTCACGCCACTTCAGGCCGCAACCGTTGTCGCTGCGTGGGCTGACCGGCAACTTCGCGATGCATCTCAAAACACCGGCGCTGCGCACCGCCTTCGCGCTGGCTTTTCTGTTGATGGGCAGCTTCGTCGCGGTCTTCAACTACATCGGCTTTCGCCTGGCATTGCCGCCGTTCGGCCTGTCGTCCACGGTCATCGGTCTGCTCTTTACCGTCTACCTGCTCGGCAGCTACAGCGCGAGCAAGGCGGGGTCGATGGTGGACCGCATCGGGGCGCGCCGCGTGGTGCAGATCGGCATCGGTTTGATGCTGCTCGGAATCGGCGCGCTGGCGACACCGTGGCTGCCGGTCGTGGTGGTCGGGCTTGCTTTGCTCACGGTTGGATTTTTTGCCGCGCATGCGGTGGCCAGTGGCCAGATCGGTCAGCGCGCGCACAGCGCAAAGGCACAAGCCGCGTCCCTGTATTTGTGCGCGTATTACCTCGGCTCAGGGGTGCTCGGCTACGCTGGTGGCGCGCTGTGGCAGCACGCGGGATGGGTCGCGCTGATGGCGGGGGTGGCGATTTCAGTGCTCATCGCCGCTGCCTTGACCCGCCGTTGGTAA
- a CDS encoding acyl-CoA synthetase, translating to MSAVPPAAPATAPQAFTAEFPIRSLDDVRRLEETPLEKALTVRSTYELFCNVARAHGDRPALTFLRTGDPEDEPIRWTYAELLRGIHQTANLLHTLGVGPQDAVAVLLPGCLDYHLALWGGEAAGIVQPLNPLLTDEKLVSLMRAAGAKVLIAYGSDDESGMWSKAMRLRSQVPTLTMVLRVAPHDEPADPVIDLPEGVGDFSSLRAQQPDDRLVSGRDIAPEDIAAYFHTGGTTGAPKLARHSHGAQVFTAWACVQLTGVTHTDVTINGYPLFHVAGVLPASLASLSAGVESIIPTTSLLRNKTVLANYWRLVDKYRPTSLSAVPTVLAALANVPLNGADLSSIRYCRTGAAVLAPELAARFKRLFGLHVHESLGMTEMAGISTITPPGVEGQAGCVGFRLPYSQMRIVALDDQGGASDRDVAPGEHGMVLFKSPNLFSGFLDPADTAKAFTGDGWLATGDLGWLDDQGRLNLTGRSKDLIIRSGHNIDPKTIEDALGAHPAVQLCAAVGAPDAYAGELPVAYATLVPGAQVTEAELLAFTSAGVDEAPARPKSVTIIEHMPMTNVGKIYKPELRGLAGQQVASALVDVVCTGLGLGAMARPTVRIEGETGVAVLIDASAAAAHADALQAQLQEALGRLPIKTRVALV from the coding sequence ATGTCAGCCGTGCCACCTGCTGCACCCGCCACAGCACCCCAGGCGTTCACCGCCGAGTTCCCGATTCGTTCGCTCGACGATGTCCGACGGCTCGAAGAAACGCCGCTTGAAAAGGCGCTCACCGTTCGCAGCACCTACGAGCTTTTCTGCAACGTCGCGCGCGCCCATGGCGACCGCCCGGCGCTCACCTTTCTGCGCACCGGCGACCCGGAAGACGAACCCATCCGTTGGACCTACGCCGAGCTGTTGCGCGGCATCCATCAAACGGCCAATCTGCTGCACACGCTGGGCGTCGGTCCGCAGGATGCGGTCGCCGTGTTGCTGCCCGGTTGCCTCGACTATCACCTCGCGTTGTGGGGCGGCGAGGCGGCCGGCATCGTGCAGCCGCTGAACCCGCTGCTGACCGACGAAAAGCTGGTGTCGCTGATGCGGGCGGCCGGTGCCAAGGTGCTGATCGCTTACGGCTCGGACGATGAGTCGGGCATGTGGTCGAAGGCGATGCGGCTGCGCAGTCAGGTGCCGACGCTGACGATGGTGTTGCGCGTGGCGCCGCACGATGAGCCTGCGGATCCGGTGATCGACTTGCCGGAAGGCGTCGGCGATTTCAGTTCGCTGCGCGCGCAGCAGCCCGACGATCGGCTGGTGAGCGGGCGCGACATCGCACCCGAAGACATCGCCGCGTACTTCCACACCGGCGGCACCACCGGCGCGCCCAAGCTCGCGCGGCACAGCCACGGCGCGCAGGTCTTCACCGCGTGGGCCTGCGTCCAGCTGACCGGTGTCACGCACACCGACGTCACCATCAACGGCTACCCACTGTTCCATGTCGCGGGCGTGCTGCCGGCCTCGCTGGCGTCGCTGTCGGCGGGCGTCGAGTCGATCATTCCGACGACCTCGTTGTTGCGCAACAAGACGGTGCTGGCCAACTACTGGCGGCTTGTCGACAAGTACCGGCCGACTTCGCTGTCGGCGGTGCCGACGGTGCTGGCCGCGCTCGCCAACGTGCCGTTGAACGGTGCCGATCTTTCGTCGATTCGCTACTGCCGAACCGGTGCCGCCGTGCTGGCGCCGGAACTGGCGGCGCGCTTCAAGCGGCTGTTCGGCCTGCATGTGCACGAGAGCCTCGGCATGACGGAAATGGCCGGCATCTCGACCATCACGCCGCCGGGCGTCGAAGGGCAGGCCGGCTGCGTTGGCTTCAGGCTGCCCTATTCGCAGATGCGTATCGTGGCGCTCGACGATCAAGGCGGTGCCAGCGACCGTGACGTGGCGCCGGGCGAGCACGGCATGGTGCTGTTCAAGTCGCCGAATCTGTTCTCGGGCTTCCTCGATCCGGCCGACACGGCCAAGGCTTTCACCGGCGACGGCTGGCTGGCGACCGGCGACCTCGGCTGGCTCGACGATCAGGGCCGGCTCAACCTCACCGGCCGCTCGAAAGACCTGATCATCCGCAGCGGCCACAACATCGATCCGAAGACCATCGAAGACGCGCTGGGCGCTCATCCCGCGGTGCAGTTGTGTGCGGCAGTGGGCGCGCCCGACGCGTATGCGGGCGAGCTGCCGGTGGCCTATGCGACGTTGGTGCCGGGCGCGCAGGTGACCGAGGCGGAACTGCTGGCTTTCACTTCGGCCGGCGTCGACGAAGCGCCTGCGCGGCCCAAGTCGGTGACTATCATCGAACACATGCCGATGACCAACGTCGGCAAGATCTACAAGCCGGAACTGCGTGGCTTGGCAGGGCAGCAGGTTGCAAGTGCGTTGGTGGACGTGGTCTGCACCGGACTGGGGCTCGGCGCGATGGCGCGTCCGACGGTGCGCATCGAAGGTGAAACCGGCGTTGCGGTGCTGATCGATGCGTCGGCCGCCGCCGCGCATGCGGACGCGTTGCAGGCGCAACTGCAGGAGGCGCTGGGCCGGCTGCCGATCAAGACGCGGGTCGCTCTGGTTTGA
- the guaD gene encoding guanine deaminase: MHAYRASLLRFDPTGKPLFDEDGLLVVGPDPRGRQIVVAAGAFNSIHSQYADVPVTHWSGRIIAPGFIDMHVHFPQTDIIGAPSEGLLPWLENYTFPAEARFVDPAHSIEVAEFFLDEMLRNGVTTSLTFATSHVQSVDSFFEAAQRRSLRMITGKVLQDRHSPDGVRDDTEQSLIDTESLIRKWHNVDRLGYAITPRFAPTSTDAQLRGAGELAAKYPDTWIHSHVAENKDEVKWARELFPKARSYLDVYTGFGLMRERAVYAHCIHFDDDDRRLMRETGAATAVSPTSNLFLGSGFFDFEGADRIDYHYGLASDVGGGTSFSPFHTMMAAYYVGREGQTKPGISIAPSELWWRHTGGAALALGLDGVAGNLQPGCEADFIVLNPKATPLLARKSGLAANLEELLFSMIVLGDDRLIERTVISQASGS, from the coding sequence ATGCACGCGTACCGAGCCTCCCTTCTGCGATTCGACCCCACCGGCAAGCCACTCTTCGACGAAGACGGCCTGCTGGTCGTCGGCCCCGATCCACGCGGCCGGCAGATCGTCGTGGCGGCAGGTGCCTTCAATTCGATCCATTCGCAGTACGCCGATGTGCCGGTAACGCACTGGTCGGGCCGCATCATCGCGCCGGGCTTCATCGACATGCACGTGCATTTTCCGCAGACCGACATCATCGGCGCGCCGTCGGAGGGCCTGTTGCCCTGGCTCGAGAACTACACCTTCCCGGCAGAGGCGCGCTTTGTAGACCCGGCACATTCAATCGAAGTGGCCGAGTTTTTTCTCGACGAGATGCTGCGCAACGGCGTGACCACCTCGCTGACGTTCGCGACCTCGCACGTGCAGTCGGTCGATTCGTTTTTCGAAGCGGCACAGCGGCGCAGCCTGCGCATGATTACCGGCAAGGTGCTGCAAGACCGTCACTCGCCCGACGGCGTGCGCGACGACACCGAGCAGAGTCTGATCGACACCGAATCGCTCATTCGCAAATGGCACAACGTCGACCGGCTGGGTTACGCGATCACCCCGCGTTTTGCACCGACCAGCACCGACGCGCAACTGCGTGGTGCCGGCGAACTGGCCGCAAAGTACCCCGACACCTGGATTCACTCACACGTCGCCGAGAACAAGGACGAGGTGAAGTGGGCGCGCGAGCTGTTTCCCAAGGCGCGCTCGTACCTCGACGTGTACACCGGCTTCGGGCTGATGCGCGAGCGCGCGGTGTATGCGCACTGCATCCACTTCGACGACGACGACCGCCGCCTCATGCGCGAGACCGGCGCGGCCACGGCGGTGAGCCCGACCAGCAATTTGTTCCTCGGCAGCGGCTTCTTCGACTTCGAGGGTGCCGACCGCATCGACTACCACTACGGGCTGGCCAGCGACGTTGGTGGCGGCACCAGCTTCAGCCCGTTCCACACCATGATGGCGGCTTACTACGTCGGGCGCGAAGGGCAGACCAAGCCTGGCATCAGCATCGCACCGTCGGAATTGTGGTGGCGCCATACCGGTGGCGCGGCACTCGCGCTCGGGCTCGATGGCGTCGCGGGCAATCTGCAGCCAGGGTGCGAGGCCGACTTCATCGTGCTGAACCCCAAGGCGACGCCGTTGCTGGCGCGCAAAAGCGGTTTGGCGGCGAATCTCGAAGAGCTGCTTTTTTCGATGATCGTGCTCGGCGACGACCGTCTCATCGAGCGGACGGTGATCTCGCAGGCGAGCGGCAGCTGA
- a CDS encoding BMP family ABC transporter substrate-binding protein — translation MNDLNKRSLLKLAAVTAVASAALIGCGKKEEAPAAAAPAAPAPTAAAPAAAPAAPLNIAFAYVGPVGDGGWSFAHDNGRKALEKEYGDKIKTTFVESVPESADAERVFRDMVGQGNKLIFGTTFGYMEPMLKVAADNKEVKFEHATGYKTAENMRTYDSRTYEGAYMAGIIAGGMTKTNQLGVVGSVPIPEVLRNINSFTLGAQSVNPKITTKVVWVNEWFSPPKETEAATALINGGADVLFQNTDSPAVLKTAQEKGKRAFGWDSDMTAYGPKAHLASAVINWGPYYIKATKDALDGKWATGQSWWGVKEGAIDIVSIADDVPADIKTKVETVKAGLKDGSYSIWKGPIVGQDGKELIAAGAVADDKFLSGVNFYVKGVDGKVPGDKK, via the coding sequence ATGAATGATCTGAACAAGCGCTCCCTGCTCAAGCTCGCTGCTGTCACGGCGGTGGCTTCGGCCGCCCTCATCGGCTGCGGCAAGAAAGAAGAAGCGCCCGCTGCCGCTGCACCTGCTGCGCCGGCACCGACCGCTGCAGCACCGGCGGCAGCACCTGCCGCGCCGCTCAACATCGCCTTTGCCTATGTCGGCCCGGTTGGTGACGGGGGCTGGTCTTTCGCGCACGACAACGGACGCAAGGCCCTGGAGAAGGAATACGGCGACAAGATCAAGACGACCTTCGTCGAGAGCGTGCCTGAATCGGCCGATGCCGAGCGCGTGTTCCGCGACATGGTCGGGCAGGGCAACAAGCTGATCTTCGGCACCACCTTCGGCTACATGGAGCCGATGCTGAAGGTCGCCGCCGACAACAAGGAAGTGAAGTTCGAGCATGCCACCGGCTACAAGACGGCCGAGAACATGCGCACCTACGACAGCCGCACCTACGAAGGCGCCTACATGGCCGGCATCATCGCCGGCGGCATGACCAAGACCAACCAGCTCGGCGTGGTCGGCTCGGTGCCGATTCCTGAAGTGCTGCGCAACATCAACAGCTTCACGCTGGGTGCGCAGTCGGTCAACCCGAAGATCACGACCAAGGTGGTGTGGGTCAACGAATGGTTCAGCCCGCCGAAGGAGACCGAAGCCGCCACCGCGCTCATCAACGGCGGCGCCGACGTGTTGTTCCAGAACACCGACTCGCCCGCCGTGCTGAAGACCGCGCAGGAAAAAGGCAAGCGCGCCTTCGGCTGGGATTCGGACATGACCGCCTACGGCCCCAAGGCCCACCTGGCATCGGCCGTCATCAACTGGGGTCCGTACTACATCAAGGCGACCAAGGACGCGCTGGATGGCAAGTGGGCGACCGGCCAGAGCTGGTGGGGCGTGAAGGAAGGCGCCATCGACATCGTGTCGATCGCCGACGACGTGCCGGCCGACATCAAGACCAAGGTCGAGACCGTGAAGGCCGGCCTGAAGGACGGCAGCTATTCGATCTGGAAGGGCCCGATCGTCGGCCAGGACGGCAAGGAACTGATCGCTGCCGGCGCGGTAGCCGACGACAAGTTCTTGTCGGGCGTGAACTTCTACGTCAAGGGCGTGGACGGCAAGGTGCCGGGCGATAAGAAGTAG
- a CDS encoding ABC transporter permease, translated as MESYALLLGSTLSAGTILALAALGLLINEKAGIVNLGAEGMMLCAAIAGFAATVTTGNAWLGFLAGMAAGAVLAAIFGVLVIWLNTNQYATGLALSLFGVGFSAFAGIGFVQAKLPETISYAIPVLGDIPLIGPALFRHHPLVYFAIALTFGLIWFLYRTRSGLVLRSVGESPESSHALGYPVRRIRFAAVVVGGALCGLAGAYLSIVYTGLWVEGMVAGKGWIALALTTFATWRPIRVLLGAYLFGGVSMLGFHFQSIGIDVPSQFLSMLQYIAPIVVLAIISRNPAFIRINMPASIGKPFYPGS; from the coding sequence ATGGAATCGTATGCATTGCTGCTGGGCTCCACGCTCAGCGCCGGCACCATCCTCGCGCTCGCTGCGCTGGGGCTGCTCATCAACGAGAAAGCGGGCATCGTCAACCTCGGCGCCGAGGGAATGATGCTGTGCGCGGCCATCGCCGGCTTCGCTGCGACGGTGACCACCGGCAACGCGTGGCTGGGGTTTCTGGCGGGCATGGCGGCCGGCGCCGTGCTGGCGGCGATCTTCGGCGTGCTGGTGATCTGGCTGAACACCAACCAGTACGCGACCGGTCTGGCGTTGAGCCTTTTCGGCGTGGGGTTCTCGGCCTTTGCCGGCATCGGCTTCGTGCAGGCCAAGCTGCCCGAGACCATTTCTTACGCGATCCCGGTGCTTGGCGACATCCCGCTGATCGGGCCTGCGCTGTTCCGTCATCACCCGCTGGTGTACTTCGCGATCGCGCTGACTTTCGGGTTGATCTGGTTTCTGTATCGCACGCGCTCGGGCCTGGTGCTGCGCTCCGTCGGCGAGTCGCCGGAGTCGTCGCATGCGCTGGGCTATCCGGTCCGCCGCATCCGTTTCGCGGCGGTGGTCGTCGGCGGCGCGTTGTGCGGGCTGGCGGGCGCCTACCTGTCGATCGTCTACACGGGTTTGTGGGTCGAAGGGATGGTGGCGGGCAAGGGCTGGATCGCGCTGGCGCTCACCACCTTCGCCACGTGGCGGCCGATTCGGGTGCTGCTCGGCGCCTATCTTTTCGGTGGTGTCTCGATGCTCGGATTCCATTTCCAGAGCATCGGCATCGACGTGCCGAGCCAGTTCCTGAGCATGCTGCAATACATCGCGCCGATCGTGGTGCTGGCCATCATCTCGCGCAACCCGGCGTTCATCCGTATCAACATGCCGGCGTCGATCGGAAAGCCGTTTTACCCCGGCTCATAA
- the dcd gene encoding dCTP deaminase, translating to MTIKSDKWIRRMAEQTGMIEPFEPGQVREREGNKIISYGTSSYGYDIRCAPEFKVFTNIHSTVVDPKNFDEKSFVDMDGDFCIIPPNSFALARTVEYFRIPRNVLTICLGKSTYARCGIIVNVTPFEPEWEGYVTLEFSNTTPLPAKIYAGEGCAQVLFFESDEVCETSYKDRGGKYQGQRGVTLPKA from the coding sequence ATGACCATCAAGAGCGACAAATGGATTCGGCGCATGGCCGAGCAGACCGGCATGATCGAGCCCTTCGAGCCCGGCCAGGTGCGCGAGCGCGAAGGCAACAAGATCATCAGCTACGGCACGTCGAGTTACGGCTACGACATTCGCTGCGCGCCCGAGTTCAAGGTGTTCACGAACATCCACAGCACGGTGGTCGACCCCAAGAATTTCGATGAGAAAAGCTTTGTCGACATGGACGGCGACTTCTGCATCATTCCGCCGAACAGCTTCGCCCTGGCGCGTACCGTCGAATACTTTCGCATCCCGCGCAACGTGCTCACCATCTGCCTTGGCAAGAGCACCTATGCACGCTGCGGAATCATCGTCAACGTGACGCCTTTCGAGCCGGAATGGGAAGGCTATGTGACGCTCGAGTTCAGCAACACGACACCGTTGCCGGCCAAGATCTACGCGGGCGAAGGCTGCGCGCAGGTGCTGTTCTTCGAGAGCGACGAAGTTTGCGAGACCAGCTACAAGGACCGCGGCGGGAAGTACCAGGGGCAGCGCGGCGTCACTCTGCCTAAAGCCTAA
- a CDS encoding BMP family ABC transporter substrate-binding protein, with protein MYKNLVAALAAACCFLSPVFSPALAQTAKPAASSDPLKVAFVYVAPLTDTGWVHQHDQGRRAMEISLGSKVKTTYVENVAEGADAERVIRDLAQQGNKLIFTPSFGYMEPTLKVAKDFPDVKFESITGYKTAPNVATANARYYEGRYLAGIAAGRMTKTHVAGYVAGFPIPEVLQGINAFTLGMRSVDRQARVKVVWLDVWFDPSKERDAAMTLFNQDVDVIAFHTGSSAVMAAAQERGKLAIGYHSDMRKVGPDAQLVAVTHEWGGYYTQRARAVIDGSWKSGDVWGGVEEGMVHVGDFGSKVPKAVQDEVLARQRDIASGKLVPFRAVADVRDNEGNVVIAKGTSLSDAQILQMKWLVEGVQGRATH; from the coding sequence ATGTACAAAAACCTTGTGGCTGCGCTCGCGGCTGCCTGTTGCTTTTTATCTCCCGTCTTTTCTCCCGCGTTGGCCCAGACGGCCAAGCCCGCTGCGTCGAGCGATCCGCTCAAGGTCGCCTTCGTCTACGTCGCGCCGCTCACCGACACTGGCTGGGTCCATCAGCACGACCAGGGCCGCAGAGCGATGGAGATCTCGCTCGGCAGCAAAGTCAAGACAACCTACGTCGAAAATGTGGCCGAAGGCGCCGATGCCGAGCGCGTGATTCGCGACCTGGCGCAGCAAGGCAACAAGCTCATCTTCACCCCGAGCTTCGGCTACATGGAGCCGACGCTGAAGGTCGCCAAAGACTTCCCCGACGTCAAGTTCGAGTCGATCACCGGCTACAAGACCGCGCCCAACGTAGCGACCGCCAACGCGCGCTACTACGAGGGCCGCTACCTGGCGGGCATCGCGGCCGGACGGATGACGAAGACGCATGTGGCCGGCTACGTGGCGGGCTTTCCGATTCCCGAGGTGCTGCAGGGCATCAACGCCTTCACGCTCGGCATGCGCTCGGTCGACCGGCAGGCGCGTGTCAAGGTCGTGTGGCTCGACGTCTGGTTCGATCCGTCGAAGGAACGCGATGCGGCCATGACGCTGTTCAACCAGGATGTCGACGTGATCGCATTCCACACCGGCTCGTCCGCCGTGATGGCGGCGGCGCAGGAGCGCGGCAAGCTGGCCATCGGCTACCACTCCGACATGCGCAAGGTCGGGCCCGACGCCCAACTCGTCGCGGTGACGCACGAATGGGGCGGCTACTACACGCAGCGCGCCCGCGCGGTGATCGACGGCAGCTGGAAAAGCGGCGATGTCTGGGGCGGCGTGGAGGAGGGCATGGTCCACGTCGGCGACTTCGGCTCCAAGGTGCCCAAGGCCGTGCAGGACGAGGTGCTGGCACGGCAGCGCGACATCGCCTCCGGAAAGCTGGTGCCTTTCCGCGCGGTCGCCGACGTGCGCGACAACGAAGGCAACGTCGTCATCGCAAAGGGCACGAGCCTGAGCGATGCGCAGATCCTTCAGATGAAGTGGCTGGTCGAGGGCGTGCAGGGTCGGGCCACGCACTGA
- a CDS encoding ABC transporter permease, whose amino-acid sequence MFKLEPRPQLSRFWSYGSPILALLITVLIGMVLFAALGKDPVKGLLVFFYEPVKSWYAIGELMVKATPLLIIALGLAVCFRANVWNIGAEGQFVFGAVAAGGMALLADKTTGPWIVPAILVAGVLGGMFWAAIVAWLRDKFNANEILVSLMLVYVAVLLLGYMVAGPWKDPGGYNFPQSKTFEAVTQIPRLMKGSRVSIGLIIALVGVGVLWVFLFRTRAGFAQQVGGLAPAAARYAGFSARRAVWIALLTSGGAAGLAGALEVAGPIGQLTPYVPAGYGFAAIIVAFVGRLHPVGMVFSALLMSMFYIGGELAQSRLGLPKSLTGVFQGLLLFTLLACDTLIAYRIRRKLAVKAVAVRPTSAGTSSLQASTPLTAQMPQATPEGAI is encoded by the coding sequence ATGTTTAAGCTGGAACCGCGCCCGCAGCTCTCGCGCTTCTGGAGCTACGGCTCGCCCATCCTCGCGCTGCTCATCACGGTGCTCATCGGCATGGTGCTGTTCGCAGCGCTCGGCAAAGACCCGGTCAAGGGGCTGCTGGTATTTTTCTACGAGCCCGTCAAGAGCTGGTACGCCATCGGCGAGTTGATGGTCAAGGCGACGCCGCTGCTCATCATCGCGCTCGGTCTTGCCGTGTGCTTTCGCGCCAACGTATGGAACATCGGCGCTGAAGGGCAGTTCGTGTTCGGTGCGGTGGCTGCAGGAGGCATGGCCTTGCTGGCCGACAAGACAACCGGCCCGTGGATCGTGCCGGCCATCCTGGTCGCGGGCGTGCTCGGTGGCATGTTCTGGGCCGCCATCGTCGCGTGGCTGCGAGACAAGTTCAACGCCAACGAAATCCTGGTGAGCCTGATGCTGGTTTACGTGGCCGTGCTGCTGCTCGGCTACATGGTGGCCGGCCCGTGGAAGGACCCGGGCGGCTACAACTTTCCGCAGAGCAAGACCTTCGAGGCGGTGACGCAGATTCCGCGGCTGATGAAGGGTTCGCGCGTCAGCATCGGCCTGATCATCGCGCTGGTCGGTGTCGGCGTGCTGTGGGTGTTCCTGTTTCGCACGCGGGCCGGCTTTGCACAGCAGGTCGGTGGCTTGGCGCCGGCCGCTGCGCGCTATGCGGGCTTCTCGGCTCGGCGCGCGGTGTGGATTGCGCTGCTGACGTCCGGTGGTGCCGCCGGGCTCGCTGGCGCGCTCGAAGTCGCGGGCCCGATCGGCCAGCTCACGCCTTACGTGCCGGCCGGCTATGGATTCGCCGCCATCATCGTGGCCTTCGTCGGGCGGCTGCATCCGGTCGGTATGGTGTTCTCGGCGCTGCTGATGAGCATGTTCTATATCGGCGGCGAACTGGCGCAGTCACGGCTCGGTTTGCCCAAGTCATTGACCGGCGTGTTCCAGGGCTTGCTTCTGTTCACGCTGCTGGCTTGCGACACGCTCATCGCGTATCGCATCCGTCGCAAACTGGCAGTCAAGGCGGTGGCTGTCCGGCCGACGAGTGCGGGCACTTCGTCGCTGCAAGCCAGCACGCCCCTTACCGCGCAGATGCCGCAAGCCACGCCGGAAGGAGCGATCTGA
- a CDS encoding adenosine deaminase → MTPTTTIDFSKIASDRLPELLCAMPKAELHMHIEGSLEPELIFALAQRNKVSIPYADVEALRRAYAFTNLQSFLDIYYAGASVLITEQDFYDMAWAYLQRAAADNVVHTEMFFDPQTHTARGIHVKTVIDGLHRACVDAQAQLDVSASLILCFLRHLSEEDAFETLSQALPYRDQFIGVGLDSGEVGNPPEKFARVFARCRELGFHLVAHAGEEGPPEYVWSALDVLKVERVDHGVQSAKDPALMARLAQDRIPLTVCPLSNLKLCVFPVLADHNLGALLDAGLVATVNSDDPAYFGGYMNENFLQTFAATGLTAQQAWQLAANSFEGSFIDDSAKARHIDRLNEVFARFA, encoded by the coding sequence ATGACACCCACGACCACGATCGACTTCTCCAAAATCGCATCCGACCGCCTGCCCGAATTGCTTTGTGCGATGCCCAAGGCGGAGCTGCACATGCACATTGAAGGCTCGCTCGAACCCGAGCTGATCTTCGCGCTGGCGCAGCGCAACAAGGTGTCGATTCCGTATGCCGATGTCGAGGCTTTGCGGCGCGCCTATGCCTTCACCAATCTGCAGAGTTTTCTGGACATCTACTACGCCGGCGCGAGCGTCCTCATCACCGAGCAGGACTTCTACGACATGGCATGGGCCTACCTGCAGCGCGCCGCGGCCGACAACGTGGTGCACACGGAGATGTTCTTCGATCCGCAGACGCACACTGCGCGCGGCATTCACGTCAAGACGGTCATCGACGGGCTGCATCGCGCCTGTGTCGACGCCCAAGCACAGCTCGATGTCAGCGCATCGCTCATCCTTTGCTTTTTGCGCCACCTGAGCGAAGAAGACGCGTTCGAAACGCTTTCGCAAGCACTGCCATATCGCGACCAGTTCATCGGTGTCGGGCTCGACTCCGGTGAAGTCGGCAATCCGCCCGAGAAGTTCGCACGGGTGTTCGCGCGCTGCCGCGAGTTGGGCTTTCACCTGGTCGCGCATGCCGGCGAAGAAGGCCCGCCGGAGTACGTGTGGAGTGCGCTCGATGTGCTGAAGGTCGAGCGCGTCGACCATGGCGTGCAGAGCGCAAAAGACCCGGCGCTGATGGCGCGACTCGCTCAAGATCGCATCCCGCTCACCGTGTGCCCGCTGTCGAATCTCAAGCTCTGCGTGTTCCCCGTTCTGGCCGACCACAACCTCGGCGCGCTGCTCGACGCCGGCCTGGTCGCGACCGTCAACTCCGACGACCCGGCGTACTTCGGCGGCTACATGAACGAAAACTTTTTGCAGACCTTCGCTGCGACCGGGCTCACCGCGCAGCAGGCGTGGCAGCTGGCGGCAAACAGCTTCGAAGGCAGCTTCATCGATGACAGCGCGAAGGCGCGCCACATCGATCGGCTCAACGAGGTTTTCGCGCGCTTCGCCTGA